In a genomic window of Candidatus Poribacteria bacterium:
- a CDS encoding prolipoprotein diacylglyceryl transferase → MYPTLIDFGPIGIHSYGLMLATAFITVVFVLQYELKRRGFVAELAGSIVMAAAIGGIVGAKVYSALLDGAINIQELFSTAGLVWYGGLIGGCLAVTIVVVRSPNPYLPTIDIIGPTLLLGYGIGRIGCLLAGDGDYGPPSDLPWAMAFPNGTVPTDVPVHPTPIYESLMSFAFFGLLWSQRRRFEGVPGTTFGLSLILLGVERFIAEFWRITPRVLGWMTAAQIFSIVAFVVGIVLIFWLRGRPRAVVAAPSTEVSTPSTREPSSPRRKRRQRKR, encoded by the coding sequence ATGTACCCTACACTAATTGACTTTGGACCCATTGGCATTCATTCTTACGGTTTAATGTTGGCGACTGCGTTTATTACAGTCGTCTTTGTTTTACAATATGAATTGAAGCGTCGGGGTTTTGTTGCGGAGTTGGCGGGGAGTATCGTGATGGCGGCGGCGATCGGGGGGATTGTCGGCGCGAAAGTTTATTCTGCCCTTTTGGACGGGGCGATCAATATCCAGGAACTGTTCTCAACGGCGGGCTTGGTCTGGTATGGCGGTTTGATCGGTGGATGTCTTGCTGTCACGATAGTTGTCGTGCGCTCCCCGAACCCGTATCTCCCGACAATCGACATCATCGGACCGACGCTCTTACTCGGCTATGGCATCGGTCGGATTGGGTGTTTGCTTGCGGGGGATGGGGACTACGGACCACCCTCTGACCTCCCGTGGGCGATGGCGTTCCCGAACGGTACTGTTCCTACAGATGTCCCAGTGCACCCGACACCTATATATGAGTCGCTGATGTCCTTTGCGTTTTTCGGACTGCTGTGGTCGCAGCGTCGGCGGTTTGAAGGTGTTCCGGGGACGACGTTCGGTCTGAGTCTGATATTGTTGGGGGTTGAGCGGTTTATTGCGGAGTTTTGGCGGATTACGCCGCGTGTGTTGGGGTGGATGACGGCGGCGCAGATTTTTAGTATTGTTGCGTTTGTTGTCGGGATTGTGCTGATTTTCTGGCTGCGCGGACGCCCGCGTGCGGTTGTCGCCGCACCGTCAACAGAAGTTTCTACGCCATCGACTCGAGAGCCGTCGTCTCCCCGACGTAAACGGCGGCAACGAAAAAGGTAG
- a CDS encoding four helix bundle protein, translated as MRDFRGLQVWEKSHDLTLSVYKFTSQFPREEMYGLTSQIRRACASIPTNIAEGCGRESSADFARFLQIAMGSASETEYLILLARDLKYIHTNQYNELMDPVNHIKRMLINLQKSVRGDSEPRIANRE; from the coding sequence ATGCGGGATTTCAGAGGATTGCAGGTGTGGGAAAAGTCTCACGACTTAACGTTGAGCGTGTATAAGTTTACATCACAATTTCCGCGCGAAGAGATGTATGGGCTGACAAGTCAAATCCGTCGAGCGTGTGCCTCGATTCCGACAAACATCGCTGAAGGTTGTGGCAGAGAAAGTTCGGCTGACTTCGCTCGTTTTCTGCAGATAGCTATGGGCTCAGCAAGTGAAACAGAGTATCTCATTCTGCTTGCCCGCGATCTCAAATACATCCATACTAATCAATATAACGAGTTAATGGATCCAGTTAATCATATAAAAAGAATGCTAATCAATTTACAAAAAAGTGTCAGAGGAGATAGCGAACCGCGAATAGCGAACCGCGAATAG
- a CDS encoding ABC transporter ATP-binding protein yields the protein MLELRDIHTYYGQIRAVQGVSITVNAGEMVCLIGANGAGKSTTLMTVSGVYTPVQGSIYFEDEDITGLSAEQRVALGISQVPEGRLVFPDMSVLENLELGAYTREDRPSIRDDLDKIFQSFPVLQERRRQRGGSLSGGEQQMLAIGRALMSRPRLLLLDEPSLGLAPLIVQRIFEIIEQINDDGTTILLVEQNAQLALQVTHRGYVMETGEIAMEGTSADLLADERVRQAYLGE from the coding sequence ATGCTTGAACTCAGGGATATACATACATATTACGGGCAAATTCGGGCTGTGCAAGGGGTCTCTATCACTGTAAATGCGGGTGAGATGGTCTGTCTCATCGGTGCAAATGGTGCGGGTAAGTCGACGACTTTGATGACGGTTTCGGGGGTCTATACACCGGTGCAAGGGAGCATCTACTTCGAGGATGAAGATATTACCGGATTATCGGCAGAGCAGCGAGTCGCCCTCGGTATCTCACAAGTTCCAGAAGGACGACTCGTCTTTCCAGATATGAGTGTCCTTGAGAACCTTGAACTCGGTGCGTATACGCGAGAGGATCGACCGAGCATCAGAGACGATTTAGACAAAATTTTTCAGTCTTTCCCCGTGTTGCAGGAACGGCGGCGGCAGCGGGGCGGCAGCCTCAGCGGTGGTGAACAACAGATGTTAGCGATTGGACGGGCACTGATGTCCCGACCGCGACTCCTCCTGCTCGATGAACCCTCCTTGGGACTTGCACCCCTTATTGTTCAACGGATTTTTGAGATCATCGAACAGATTAACGACGATGGTACGACGATTCTGCTTGTTGAACAAAACGCCCAATTAGCGTTGCAGGTAACCCATAGGGGCTACGTTATGGAGACCGGTGAAATCGCCATGGAAGGTACGTCTGCGGACCTGTTAGCCGATGAACGTGTGCGACAGGCGTATCTTGGAGAGTAG
- a CDS encoding sulfotransferase family protein, whose amino-acid sequence MQTKRICLWSGPRNVSTALMYAFAQRSDTQVVDEPLYAHYLYRTDRAGAHPGTAEVMASMSTDGEEVIREVILGPYEKPVLFMKQMAHHLIHIDRGFLRETLNVFLIRDPREMLPSLMKVIGKPTLADTGFKTQHDLLLSLRAAGQSPPILDAQLLLENPSGVLCELCERLGLRFEKAMLSWSVGGCPADGIWAKYWYGNVHQSTGFTPYRPKSEPFPEELEDILEVCLGYYGVLRRSAILA is encoded by the coding sequence ATGCAAACGAAGCGGATTTGTCTGTGGTCGGGGCCTCGGAATGTGTCTACTGCACTGATGTACGCCTTTGCACAACGCAGCGATACACAAGTTGTTGATGAACCGCTCTACGCCCACTATCTCTATAGGACGGATAGGGCAGGGGCGCATCCGGGGACGGCTGAGGTGATGGCATCGATGTCAACAGACGGCGAAGAAGTGATCCGTGAGGTGATCCTCGGTCCGTATGAGAAACCCGTGCTTTTCATGAAACAGATGGCGCACCATCTCATCCATATCGACCGCGGGTTCCTTCGAGAGACGCTGAATGTGTTCCTGATCCGGGATCCGCGAGAGATGCTCCCTTCGTTGATGAAGGTGATTGGAAAACCGACGTTGGCGGATACGGGCTTCAAGACGCAGCACGATCTACTTCTATCTTTGCGAGCGGCGGGTCAGTCGCCGCCGATTCTTGATGCGCAGTTGCTCTTGGAGAATCCGTCGGGTGTGCTTTGTGAATTGTGCGAACGGTTGGGGCTGCGATTTGAGAAGGCGATGCTTTCTTGGTCGGTCGGTGGGTGTCCCGCGGATGGGATTTGGGCGAAGTATTGGTATGGGAACGTGCATCAGAGTACAGGGTTTACGCCGTATCGTCCGAAATCGGAGCCGTTTCCAGAGGAATTAGAGGATATTTTGGAGGTGTGTTTGGGGTATTATGGTGTGTTGCGGCGGTCAGCGATCCTCGCTTAG